Proteins from one Paenibacillus amylolyticus genomic window:
- the gcvPB gene encoding aminomethyl-transferring glycine dehydrogenase subunit GcvPB, with product MTQETTTTTTTVQGQSEMGASVSTPASSETATTFSAQTLSPAPEQSLIFELSSPGRVAYSLPECDVPRQAVDTLIPREMLRSEAAALPEVFEVDVIRHYTALSRRNFGVDNGFYPLGSCTMKYNPKINEDVARYNGFAKIHPYQHESSIQGALELLYTLQNDLAGLTGMDAVTLQPAAGAHGEWTGLMMIRAYHEGRGEQRTKVIVPDSSHGTNPASATVAGFETVTIPSRADGLVDLDALRAAVGSDTAALMLTNPNTLGLFEKDIQEIASIVHQAGGLLYYDGANSNAIMGITRPGDMGFDVVHLNLHKTMSTPHGGGGPGAGPVGVKSRLIPFLPKPMVIKNEDGIYAFDREGDQSIGRVKAYYGNFGILVRAYAYIRTYGPEGLRRVSECAVLNANYMMARLAPYYEIPYPGVCKHEFVMSGRGLKQYGVRTLDVAKRLLDFGYHPPTVYFPLNVEECIMIEPTETESKETLDGFIDTMIRIAKEAEETPELVLNAPYGTPVTRLDETTAARKPVLNCACS from the coding sequence GTGACTCAGGAAACGACGACAACGACAACAACGGTACAAGGACAATCGGAAATGGGTGCCTCCGTCTCCACTCCGGCTTCATCTGAGACAGCTACAACTTTCAGCGCACAGACCTTATCTCCTGCTCCGGAACAATCATTGATCTTTGAACTCAGCAGCCCTGGACGTGTCGCTTATTCCCTGCCAGAATGTGACGTTCCTCGTCAGGCTGTTGATACGTTGATTCCCCGGGAAATGCTCCGTTCGGAAGCAGCGGCACTGCCGGAAGTATTCGAAGTAGATGTTATCAGGCATTATACTGCGCTGTCCCGCCGCAACTTCGGTGTAGATAACGGATTCTATCCGCTGGGTTCTTGTACGATGAAATACAATCCGAAGATTAATGAGGATGTTGCACGTTATAATGGTTTTGCCAAAATCCATCCGTACCAGCATGAATCCAGCATTCAAGGTGCACTTGAACTGTTATATACATTGCAAAACGACCTTGCGGGGCTGACTGGTATGGATGCGGTAACCCTGCAACCAGCCGCTGGTGCCCACGGAGAATGGACTGGACTTATGATGATTCGTGCCTACCACGAAGGTCGTGGTGAGCAACGTACGAAAGTCATCGTGCCCGATTCATCTCACGGGACCAACCCTGCAAGTGCAACCGTTGCAGGATTTGAAACTGTGACGATTCCATCCCGCGCAGATGGACTGGTTGATCTGGACGCACTCCGTGCAGCCGTAGGTTCGGATACGGCAGCTCTAATGCTGACCAACCCGAATACACTTGGTTTGTTCGAGAAAGATATTCAGGAGATTGCATCCATCGTACACCAAGCGGGTGGCTTGTTGTATTATGACGGAGCCAATTCCAATGCCATTATGGGCATTACCCGTCCGGGTGATATGGGCTTTGATGTGGTGCATCTGAACTTACACAAAACGATGAGTACGCCTCATGGCGGTGGTGGACCAGGTGCCGGACCCGTTGGCGTGAAGAGCCGTTTGATTCCGTTCCTGCCCAAACCGATGGTGATCAAAAATGAAGATGGCATATATGCATTCGATCGTGAAGGCGATCAATCCATCGGTCGGGTCAAAGCGTACTACGGAAACTTCGGTATTCTGGTGCGGGCATATGCCTATATTCGTACCTATGGACCAGAAGGTTTGCGCCGTGTATCGGAGTGTGCGGTATTGAATGCCAACTATATGATGGCCCGTCTCGCACCTTACTACGAGATTCCATATCCAGGTGTATGCAAACATGAATTTGTCATGTCGGGTCGAGGATTGAAGCAATATGGTGTGCGTACACTGGATGTTGCCAAACGATTACTTGATTTTGGATATCATCCACCAACCGTATACTTCCCGCTTAACGTGGAGGAATGCATCATGATCGAACCGACAGAAACCGAAAGCAAAGAAACGCTCGATGGATTCATTGATACGATGATACGGATTGCCAAAGAGGCGGAAGAGACACCTGAATTGGTCCTGAACGCACCTTACGGAACACCAGTGACTCGTCTGGATGAAACTACTGCGGCCCGCAAACCTGTACTGAACTGCGCTTGCAGTTAA
- the gcvPA gene encoding aminomethyl-transferring glycine dehydrogenase subunit GcvPA, protein MSKHRYIPMTEQDQSAMLATIGVDTLEELFQDIPQEIRYQGELPVSSKLDEYALTRHMSKQANANANFETHASFLGAGIYDHHVPSVINHVISRSEFYTAYTPYQPEISQGELQAIFEFQSYICELTGMAVANASMYDGATAFAEAGNLAAAATRRKQLIVSRTVHPEARQVLQAYAHGLRLEIVEIGFKDGVTDWDALQAAISDDTAAVMIQSPNFFGAVENVKQAADLVHAHKGLLVVSANPLSLGLLEAPGKLGADIVVGDAQPLGIAASLGGPTCGYFAVSQPHMRRIPGRIVGQTTDRNGKRGFVLTLQAREQHIRREKATSNICSNQALLALSASVYMSIMGKQGMIDVADLNLQKSHYTRNTLTAIPGVSLTFNAPTFNEFVIKLPEGTDMDGLQVKLLDAGFIGGYELGRDYPELAGHMLIAVTERRSKEEIDEFARALEGSL, encoded by the coding sequence ATGAGCAAGCACCGTTACATTCCCATGACCGAGCAGGATCAGAGCGCCATGCTCGCAACCATCGGTGTGGATACGCTGGAGGAACTGTTCCAGGACATTCCCCAAGAGATTCGTTATCAAGGCGAGCTGCCCGTATCCTCCAAGCTTGATGAATACGCACTGACACGTCACATGTCCAAACAGGCTAACGCCAACGCCAATTTCGAAACACACGCCAGCTTCCTCGGTGCAGGCATATACGATCATCATGTTCCTTCCGTCATTAATCATGTCATTTCACGTTCCGAGTTCTACACTGCCTACACACCTTATCAGCCTGAGATCAGCCAAGGTGAACTACAGGCCATTTTCGAATTTCAATCTTACATCTGTGAATTAACCGGTATGGCTGTAGCCAATGCCAGTATGTATGACGGCGCAACTGCCTTTGCAGAAGCAGGGAATCTGGCCGCAGCGGCAACGCGTCGCAAACAGCTCATTGTATCCCGCACCGTTCATCCGGAAGCCCGCCAGGTACTGCAGGCATATGCACATGGACTGCGTCTGGAGATTGTTGAGATTGGCTTCAAGGATGGCGTCACGGACTGGGATGCCCTGCAAGCTGCCATCTCAGACGATACCGCTGCTGTCATGATTCAGAGTCCAAACTTCTTTGGTGCCGTGGAAAATGTAAAGCAAGCTGCCGACCTCGTGCATGCGCACAAGGGCCTGCTCGTCGTAAGTGCCAACCCGCTATCGCTGGGTCTGCTGGAAGCCCCAGGCAAGCTGGGTGCCGACATCGTCGTTGGTGATGCGCAGCCTCTCGGCATCGCCGCTTCACTCGGCGGTCCGACATGCGGATATTTCGCCGTATCCCAGCCTCATATGCGCCGGATTCCTGGCCGAATTGTAGGCCAGACAACGGACCGCAACGGCAAACGTGGATTTGTACTCACACTGCAAGCGCGTGAACAGCACATTCGCCGCGAAAAGGCGACATCCAATATCTGTTCCAACCAGGCTTTGCTTGCGCTCAGCGCATCTGTCTATATGTCCATCATGGGTAAACAAGGCATGATTGATGTCGCAGATCTGAATCTGCAAAAGAGCCACTACACGCGGAATACATTAACTGCGATTCCTGGCGTTAGTCTGACGTTTAATGCCCCAACGTTCAATGAATTTGTGATTAAGCTGCCTGAAGGAACCGACATGGATGGCCTTCAGGTGAAACTGCTGGATGCGGGCTTTATTGGCGGCTATGAACTTGGACGTGATTATCCGGAACTTGCCGGACATATGCTGATTGCTGTTACCGAACGACGCAGTAAGGAAGAGATCGACGAATTCGCACGAGCATTGGAGGGATCACTGTGA
- the gcvT gene encoding glycine cleavage system aminomethyltransferase GcvT codes for MSDLLRTPLFPLYQQYEGVRCIDFGGWELPVQFSGIQKEHEAVRERAGLFDVSHMGEFTVKGEQAEVFLQQMTTNDVTTLVPGQAQYTLMCYPDGGVVDDLLVYKLEDQHYMLVVNASNIDKDWAWLQEHLIPGVNMSNDSEQTALLALQGPLAVDIIGKVTDTDVSAIEPFRFVQNAEVCGVKLLLSRTGYTGEDGFELYVPADQAAAVWNGLMQAGEGHGLVPTGLGARDTLRFEAKLPLYGQDLSPTISPLEAGVGMFVKLNAGPFIGHEALLQQKNDGPARKLVGIEVLERGIPRPHYPIYAEGVHIGEVTTGTQSPTLKRNLGLALIDSQYAALGTPLEIEIRGKKLKAEVVKTPFHKRTRTSKTPTQGADQA; via the coding sequence ATGTCCGATTTGCTTAGAACACCACTCTTTCCACTCTATCAGCAATATGAAGGCGTACGGTGCATTGATTTTGGAGGCTGGGAGCTTCCAGTGCAATTCAGTGGAATTCAGAAAGAACATGAAGCGGTGCGTGAACGCGCCGGATTGTTCGATGTATCCCATATGGGCGAATTCACGGTAAAGGGTGAGCAGGCTGAGGTTTTTTTGCAACAAATGACGACCAATGATGTAACCACGCTGGTTCCGGGTCAAGCCCAGTATACGCTAATGTGTTACCCCGATGGCGGTGTGGTGGATGATCTGCTCGTGTATAAGCTGGAAGATCAGCATTATATGCTCGTCGTTAACGCCTCCAACATCGACAAAGATTGGGCATGGTTGCAAGAGCACCTGATCCCTGGCGTAAACATGAGCAACGATTCGGAGCAGACAGCGCTGCTCGCCCTGCAAGGTCCACTGGCTGTAGATATTATCGGAAAAGTTACAGATACGGATGTATCGGCGATTGAACCGTTTCGTTTTGTGCAGAATGCCGAAGTATGTGGTGTAAAATTGCTGTTGTCCCGTACCGGTTATACCGGTGAAGATGGCTTTGAATTATATGTACCAGCAGATCAGGCCGCTGCAGTATGGAATGGATTAATGCAAGCCGGTGAAGGTCACGGACTGGTGCCAACCGGACTTGGTGCCCGGGATACACTGCGCTTCGAAGCCAAGCTTCCCCTATACGGACAGGATTTATCGCCAACCATCTCTCCACTTGAAGCTGGTGTTGGCATGTTTGTGAAGCTGAATGCTGGACCTTTTATCGGACACGAAGCCTTGTTACAGCAAAAAAATGATGGTCCCGCCCGCAAACTGGTCGGTATCGAAGTCCTGGAGCGCGGCATTCCCCGCCCCCACTATCCGATCTACGCCGAAGGCGTACATATTGGTGAAGTGACGACCGGTACGCAATCCCCTACATTGAAGCGCAATCTGGGGCTTGCCCTCATCGACAGCCAATATGCTGCGCTGGGAACCCCGCTTGAGATTGAGATCCGAGGCAAGAAATTGAAAGCCGAGGTCGTAAAGACCCCTTTTCACAAACGGACACGTACGTCAAAGACACCTACTCAAGGAGCTGATCAAGCATGA